Proteins encoded in a region of the Elizabethkingia bruuniana genome:
- a CDS encoding peptidase domain-containing ABC transporter — protein MKKDIQIKQHDIKDCGAACLASVAAHYGLKMPIAKIRQICHTDTRGTNVLGMIQGLEKMGFNAKGVKGGADALPEIPLPTIAHIIVQGQLHHYVVIYSVKKDKVTVMDPAYGKMQEYTIQEFSEIWTGVLILLEPNEYFEQKDEKTSLYKRFWNLVQPHKSILIQALLGALVYTILGLSTSIYIEKITDYVLIDGNKRLLNLLSVGMILILLFQIFIGVMKSVLVLQTGQKMDKHLILGYYKHLLKLPQRFFDTMKVGEIISRVNDAVKIRTFINDVAIQIFVNIFIIIFSFVLMFSYYWKLALITALVIPFYFLVYWITNKLNKKVERKLMEESAELESHLVESITSVRTIKQFGVETFANNKTDNAFTKLLKTIYTSVLNALFSGNSSEFLSRIFTIVLLWAGSGYVIDRIITPGELLSFYALIGYFTSPVAQLIGMNKTIQNALIAADRLFEIMDLEREETTDKLELSPEHIGDIQFKEVSFSYGSRADVFNDFNCTIEKGKTTAIVGESGSGKTTLASLLQNLYPLKGGKILIGDYDINYISNYSLRSFISVVPQQIDLFSGNVIENIALGEDFPDVQRILDITKKLGILTFVEKLPNGFQTYLGENGALLSGGQKQRIAIARALYKNPEILILDEATSSLDTESELVIQNTLNEFRSQGKTMVVIAHRLSTIANADTILVMKDGQIIEQGNHQELISKDSIYKAMWKKQSISLS, from the coding sequence ATGAAGAAAGATATACAGATTAAACAACACGATATAAAAGATTGTGGTGCTGCTTGTTTGGCATCAGTAGCAGCACACTATGGACTAAAAATGCCTATTGCCAAGATAAGGCAGATCTGCCACACTGATACCAGAGGTACTAATGTACTAGGAATGATTCAGGGATTGGAAAAAATGGGTTTCAATGCTAAAGGGGTAAAAGGTGGAGCTGATGCTTTACCTGAAATTCCATTACCAACCATTGCTCATATTATCGTTCAGGGGCAACTTCATCATTATGTAGTTATCTATTCTGTGAAAAAGGATAAGGTCACTGTAATGGATCCAGCTTATGGTAAAATGCAAGAGTATACCATTCAGGAGTTTTCAGAAATATGGACAGGAGTTTTAATTCTTCTCGAGCCCAATGAATACTTTGAGCAGAAGGATGAAAAAACAAGCCTTTATAAAAGATTCTGGAATCTGGTACAACCTCATAAAAGTATATTAATACAAGCTTTATTAGGAGCATTGGTCTATACTATTCTGGGATTATCAACCTCTATCTATATTGAGAAGATTACCGATTATGTACTGATAGATGGTAACAAAAGACTACTTAACCTTCTTTCCGTAGGAATGATTCTTATCCTTTTGTTCCAAATTTTTATAGGTGTAATGAAAAGTGTTCTGGTCTTACAAACGGGACAGAAGATGGATAAACATCTTATATTAGGGTATTATAAACATCTTCTAAAACTTCCACAGCGTTTCTTTGATACAATGAAGGTAGGAGAAATCATATCAAGGGTAAATGATGCTGTTAAGATCAGAACTTTTATTAATGACGTAGCCATTCAGATATTTGTGAATATTTTCATCATTATCTTTTCCTTTGTTTTGATGTTCTCTTATTACTGGAAGCTGGCATTAATTACAGCTTTAGTCATTCCTTTCTATTTTCTGGTTTATTGGATAACCAATAAGCTGAACAAGAAGGTAGAACGTAAACTAATGGAAGAAAGTGCAGAACTGGAATCTCACTTAGTAGAATCCATTACTTCTGTCAGAACGATTAAACAATTTGGAGTAGAGACTTTTGCAAATAATAAAACAGACAATGCTTTTACTAAGCTTTTAAAGACTATTTATACTTCTGTTCTTAATGCTTTATTCTCAGGAAATTCATCTGAGTTTCTATCAAGGATATTTACTATTGTTTTACTTTGGGCAGGTTCTGGTTATGTAATAGACAGAATTATTACACCGGGGGAATTATTATCTTTTTATGCTCTGATTGGATATTTTACCAGTCCTGTAGCACAGTTAATAGGAATGAATAAAACCATACAAAATGCCTTAATCGCAGCAGACCGTCTTTTTGAGATAATGGACTTAGAAAGAGAAGAAACTACTGATAAATTAGAATTGTCGCCAGAACACATTGGTGATATACAATTCAAAGAAGTCAGTTTTAGTTATGGTAGCCGTGCTGATGTGTTTAATGATTTTAATTGTACCATAGAAAAGGGAAAAACTACCGCTATTGTAGGGGAAAGTGGAAGTGGAAAAACAACATTGGCATCATTACTACAAAATCTTTATCCTTTAAAAGGTGGAAAAATTCTCATAGGTGACTATGATATTAATTACATATCCAATTACTCATTGAGGAGCTTTATATCAGTAGTTCCACAACAGATTGATCTTTTCTCAGGAAATGTAATAGAGAACATTGCTTTAGGAGAAGATTTTCCTGATGTTCAGCGAATTTTAGATATTACAAAGAAACTAGGTATACTTACTTTTGTAGAGAAACTTCCAAATGGCTTTCAGACTTATTTAGGAGAAAATGGAGCATTATTGTCAGGTGGACAAAAGCAGAGGATTGCTATAGCCAGGGCGTTATATAAGAATCCCGAAATTTTAATTCTGGATGAAGCAACGTCATCTCTGGATACTGAATCTGAATTGGTGATTCAAAATACATTGAATGAGTTTAGATCACAAGGTAAAACAATGGTGGTGATTGCTCACAGACTTAGTACAATTGCTAATGCAGATACAATCTTAGTAATGAAAGATGGACAGATTATAGAACAAGGCAATCATCAGGAGCTAATTTCTAAAGACTCTATTTATAAAGCTATGTGGAAAAAACAGAGTATTAGCTTAAGTTGA
- a CDS encoding MutS-related protein produces MPDQLDVIQYFDFVQTRSSKNYLINFFNRTEHNIKEVFYTQGILKMFQENLDVINSFRVMEGSLLCIKTFLDEVDPTKFNNFNKLFYRQYINEVNFNIDVYVNFFEYFGDVLKSIRYLNICPEYAEILRENIRFISSLNISDLQNGSSGNKKRKIILNNIEWNIKNNKYSKFWDFFYMFDVYVSISKGIAKNKLVFPSFNFEDQFIIEDLKNLKLENSVKNSLKITGKNTIIFTGANMSGKSTAMRSISTIVYLSHLGLAVPASYCNIPFYDKIFLFFTVSDNIEMGYSYFAQELLNLKNVLISLKDKTSFVVFDEIFKGTNINDSSRITLKTIKALSKYNTSLFILSTHLNGIEQLITDSEKIVILNLESFFKDNALTFTYKIKKGWSKLEIGEILFEKYGLNDLL; encoded by the coding sequence ATGCCAGACCAATTAGATGTTATTCAATATTTTGATTTTGTGCAAACAAGATCTTCTAAAAATTATTTGATTAATTTTTTTAATAGGACAGAGCATAACATAAAAGAAGTGTTTTATACTCAGGGTATATTGAAAATGTTTCAAGAAAATTTGGATGTGATAAACTCTTTTAGAGTAATGGAGGGTAGTTTGTTGTGCATTAAGACCTTTTTAGATGAGGTAGATCCTACTAAATTTAATAATTTCAATAAATTATTTTATAGGCAGTATATCAATGAAGTGAATTTCAATATTGATGTTTATGTTAATTTCTTCGAATACTTTGGTGATGTGCTGAAGAGTATCAGGTATTTGAATATATGTCCGGAATACGCAGAAATACTTCGTGAAAATATAAGATTTATAAGTTCTTTAAACATTAGTGATCTTCAAAATGGATCTTCAGGTAATAAAAAGAGAAAAATAATACTTAACAATATTGAATGGAATATAAAAAACAATAAGTACAGTAAGTTCTGGGACTTTTTTTATATGTTTGATGTATATGTAAGTATTTCTAAAGGCATTGCTAAAAATAAATTAGTATTTCCTTCTTTTAATTTTGAAGATCAGTTTATTATTGAAGATCTTAAGAATTTGAAATTGGAAAATTCCGTTAAAAATTCTTTAAAGATCACTGGTAAAAATACGATTATTTTTACCGGAGCTAATATGTCCGGTAAATCAACGGCTATGAGGTCCATAAGTACAATCGTATATCTTTCTCATCTTGGGTTAGCTGTGCCGGCAAGTTATTGTAATATACCTTTCTATGATAAAATATTTTTGTTTTTTACGGTTAGCGATAATATTGAAATGGGATATAGTTATTTTGCACAAGAACTTTTAAATTTAAAAAATGTGTTGATCAGCCTGAAGGATAAAACAAGTTTTGTGGTTTTTGATGAAATATTTAAAGGGACTAACATTAATGATTCATCCAGGATCACACTGAAGACTATAAAAGCATTGTCAAAATACAATACCTCATTATTTATTTTATCCACACATCTAAATGGTATTGAACAGCTAATAACAGACAGCGAGAAGATTGTAATATTAAATCTGGAGAGCTTTTTTAAAGATAATGCCCTCACCTTTACTTATAAAATAAAAAAGGGTTGGTCTAAATTAGAAATAGGGGAAATTTTATTTGAAAAATATGGATTAAACGATCTGTTATAG
- a CDS encoding class IIb bacteriocin, lactobin A/cerein 7B family — translation MTLKKLDLVELNAQEMKETEGGNPWLVVAIIVVAVVAYYEANRNGRDK, via the coding sequence ATGACTTTAAAAAAATTAGATTTAGTGGAGCTTAATGCTCAGGAAATGAAAGAAACTGAAGGAGGAAATCCTTGGCTTGTTGTGGCAATTATTGTTGTTGCTGTAGTTGCATATTATGAAGCAAATAGGAATGGCAGAGACAAATAA
- a CDS encoding HlyD family secretion protein: protein MFKNAIYLSIIFFIIVVLSLLPVITIPISSSSRGSLRPIEENTNLGAVVSGRVIKTSLLKNNQLIKQGDTLLIVTAEQLDTQKQLQNTQSTDYTAQLNDLNKLTKGQYSGLQTGQYQRELSAMQEKIAQIQTELSLALKDLDRATILFKQGVVPKAEYDKNYYTHQGLVNQISNVREQQLAQWQAQKRETERQLRSLGSEIQKISQEQKNYVITAPLSGRLVNFSGIQKGNFLVQGQTIGEISPEQSLVAECLVSPKDIGFIRTGQKVKFQIDTYNYNQWGLVDGRVQEIDQNIKINQQTGEASFRVLCKMDKNYLQLKNGYKGQIGKGMTFTARFHLIDRTLWQLLFDRVDDWFNPKLK, encoded by the coding sequence ATGTTTAAAAACGCTATCTATCTGAGTATAATCTTCTTTATTATTGTAGTTTTATCCCTGTTACCAGTCATTACAATACCTATATCCTCCTCTTCTCGCGGAAGCTTGCGACCAATCGAAGAAAACACTAACCTTGGTGCTGTAGTCAGCGGCAGAGTAATTAAAACCTCATTGTTAAAGAACAATCAGCTCATCAAACAAGGTGATACTTTGCTTATTGTAACCGCAGAACAATTAGATACCCAAAAGCAATTACAAAATACACAAAGCACAGATTATACGGCACAGCTTAACGATCTTAATAAACTTACCAAAGGACAATATTCAGGTCTACAGACTGGGCAATATCAAAGAGAACTTTCTGCTATGCAGGAAAAAATAGCCCAGATTCAGACAGAACTCTCTTTAGCTCTGAAAGACTTGGACAGAGCTACTATACTTTTCAAACAAGGTGTAGTTCCAAAAGCAGAATACGATAAAAATTATTATACTCATCAGGGACTGGTAAACCAGATATCTAACGTTAGAGAACAACAGCTTGCCCAATGGCAGGCACAGAAAAGAGAAACTGAAAGACAACTTCGCTCTTTGGGCTCTGAAATTCAAAAAATTAGTCAGGAGCAGAAGAATTATGTAATTACTGCCCCATTATCTGGAAGACTGGTTAATTTTTCAGGAATTCAGAAAGGTAACTTTTTAGTACAAGGACAAACTATCGGGGAAATATCTCCCGAGCAATCTTTAGTAGCAGAATGCTTAGTCTCACCAAAAGATATTGGTTTTATCCGAACAGGACAAAAAGTAAAATTCCAAATCGATACTTACAATTACAACCAATGGGGACTTGTAGACGGGCGGGTACAGGAAATTGACCAAAACATCAAAATCAATCAGCAAACTGGGGAAGCATCTTTCAGAGTCCTTTGTAAAATGGATAAAAACTATCTACAACTTAAAAATGGTTATAAAGGTCAGATTGGAAAAGGAATGACCTTCACGGCACGCTTCCATCTTATAGACCGTACCCTTTGGCAACTCTTATTTGACAGAGTTGATGACTGGTTTAATCCTAAATTAAAATAA
- a CDS encoding tetratricopeptide repeat protein translates to MNKVILSVILLLMSCLYFAQSDKDVNQQLVYTLLYGNEKAKAKEVIESEFLKSNDDSRKVIGYVYLADYYTLLKDVVKRTEALENAQDIASKTKNAIDKAYVDQGYAKYYQKLDKDELFVKSVNESIITFSKYPDENFMLATLYFLKYNYSTKKMLNKYGEEDYTKANQYALKSKNNLLINSTYNNLGYYYRKRYELSHEKKFLASAQESYQKSHQYALLIKEPAAQKRSLIAYYLNYGVMVNTVKPVDYNKCLELYNKVLSLNKDDDNFEQFTTFAYNNIGYVYEAMGKNELAKEYYLKAYSLSKDDKEIFLSDKMEILENLSRLHEKIGQPEKALVYERDAKNLIKNYSEEQSHNTAKTLDVFYQAQQKNQQIRQLEEKNKMFNKRKFLYLGIILLSIATIIFLISTLRYKQNLLVAERNESELLLQLEHEEKARMKAEQELWAIQQEQLQKQALATSLQLSQKNTFINELKEKAKDIKDFNLDRILKEEQSSDTNFSAIQNIVQEVHPNFFKRLNEVSKSKLTNQDLRYAAYIYLNMDNLQIANVLKADPKTVRMTKYRLKQKIGLGKEEDLQAFIQNLQL, encoded by the coding sequence ATGAATAAAGTTATATTATCTGTCATTTTATTATTAATGTCCTGCTTGTATTTCGCCCAAAGTGATAAGGATGTTAATCAACAGCTTGTTTATACCCTTTTATATGGTAATGAGAAAGCCAAAGCAAAAGAAGTTATAGAATCAGAGTTCTTAAAATCGAATGATGACTCCAGAAAAGTTATTGGCTATGTCTATTTGGCGGACTACTATACTTTGCTAAAAGATGTGGTAAAAAGAACTGAAGCTTTGGAGAATGCTCAAGATATAGCTTCAAAAACTAAGAACGCTATAGACAAAGCTTATGTAGATCAGGGCTATGCTAAATATTATCAGAAGCTAGATAAGGACGAATTATTTGTAAAATCAGTTAATGAAAGCATCATTACTTTTAGCAAATACCCCGATGAGAATTTCATGCTTGCCACATTGTATTTTCTTAAATATAATTATTCCACCAAAAAGATGCTCAATAAGTATGGTGAAGAAGACTATACCAAAGCAAATCAATATGCATTAAAATCTAAAAATAATTTATTAATCAACTCTACCTATAATAATCTCGGATATTATTACCGGAAGAGATATGAGTTGTCCCATGAAAAGAAATTCCTTGCCTCCGCGCAGGAAAGTTATCAAAAATCGCATCAATATGCTTTGTTGATAAAAGAGCCTGCTGCCCAGAAAAGATCATTAATTGCTTATTATCTGAATTATGGTGTAATGGTTAATACTGTAAAACCTGTAGATTATAATAAGTGTCTGGAATTGTACAATAAAGTACTATCATTGAATAAAGACGATGACAATTTTGAACAGTTTACAACATTTGCTTACAATAACATTGGCTACGTATATGAGGCAATGGGGAAAAATGAACTGGCAAAAGAATATTATTTAAAAGCTTATTCTTTGTCAAAGGATGACAAGGAGATCTTTCTGAGTGATAAAATGGAGATTCTTGAAAATCTTTCACGACTGCACGAGAAGATTGGCCAGCCGGAAAAGGCCCTTGTTTATGAACGGGATGCCAAAAATTTGATTAAAAATTATAGCGAAGAACAGTCTCATAATACAGCTAAAACATTGGACGTCTTTTATCAGGCACAGCAGAAGAACCAGCAAATACGACAACTGGAAGAGAAGAATAAAATGTTTAATAAGCGAAAATTTCTTTATCTGGGAATTATTCTCCTTTCTATAGCTACTATAATATTTCTGATTTCTACCCTTAGATATAAACAAAACCTGTTGGTAGCCGAAAGAAACGAATCAGAACTTCTGTTGCAACTTGAGCATGAAGAAAAAGCCCGTATGAAAGCAGAGCAGGAGTTGTGGGCTATACAACAGGAACAGCTGCAGAAACAGGCATTGGCAACGTCACTTCAGTTGAGCCAGAAAAATACTTTCATCAATGAGCTGAAGGAAAAGGCTAAAGACATAAAAGATTTTAATCTGGATCGTATCCTAAAGGAAGAGCAATCTTCCGATACCAATTTTAGTGCGATACAAAATATTGTGCAGGAAGTACATCCTAATTTCTTCAAGCGACTGAATGAAGTTTCTAAAAGTAAACTGACCAATCAGGATCTGAGGTATGCAGCTTATATTTACCTGAATATGGATAACCTGCAGATAGCGAATGTTCTGAAAGCAGATCCCAAAACAGTTAGAATGACTAAATACAGACTAAAACAGAAAATAGGCTTGGGCAAAGAAGAAGATCTGCAGGCTTTTATTCAAAACCTGCAGTTATAA
- a CDS encoding MutS-related protein — MKEIKSSIEKEQANIKSSEKIKNLISLFRVLTFLASVFSMIKYFQDKEALYLFLTFLSFILFLVLLFVSSHYQQKINYSKRIIEVCKQITEEFSANTQIEGSDINNYHSYNKDLDIFGERSLFTKIDKTSTCLGVDKLRDYLSNPLTKCKEIEQRQEAIKELSQKPEWNIRFLANAKSLELQDKSLLTNKLSVDFPWKLVSTILIVIPVINILLLTLAILKDFSPVFLGVFLAFSIISLLVVNSKYSKQLKKAYSVVNLRSEQYSRFSEIFQLIEKEVFNTELNKNLQAKLTHPLASSCINKLSGIKRNLDNGHTPLFGSIANLLFLWNLRYTVELAKLMNLLNEHIDNWFEAFAEYEALISFGIFAYKNPQYNYPVCREDIDSLQCKDIVHPLLDSGKAIGNDFTIGNTKNICIVTGANMTGKSTFLRTIGVNLVLAMNGCPVGAEEFSFRPMHIFTSMRTSDSLSDGSSYFNAEIKRLKSLVETLEEKIPLYIILDEILKGTNSTDKLEGSRLFLKKIMDINTDFTCIIATHDLPLTEMAITYPENVSNLCFELDEKNGELISDYKLKSGVTQTMNALRLMKAYNIID, encoded by the coding sequence ATGAAAGAAATAAAGTCCTCGATCGAGAAAGAGCAGGCTAATATAAAATCCTCTGAAAAGATCAAAAATTTAATCAGTTTATTTAGGGTTCTGACATTTCTTGCCTCTGTTTTTTCAATGATTAAATATTTTCAGGATAAGGAGGCTTTATATCTGTTTTTAACTTTCCTGTCATTTATACTTTTTTTAGTATTACTATTTGTATCATCTCATTATCAGCAAAAAATAAATTACAGTAAAAGGATTATTGAGGTTTGTAAACAGATTACTGAAGAATTTTCAGCGAATACCCAAATTGAAGGATCTGATATAAACAATTACCACTCCTATAATAAAGATTTGGATATTTTCGGTGAACGCTCCCTGTTTACTAAAATAGATAAAACATCAACTTGCCTAGGAGTAGACAAATTAAGAGATTATCTGTCCAACCCACTTACGAAATGCAAAGAAATTGAGCAAAGGCAGGAAGCTATTAAAGAATTGTCTCAGAAGCCGGAATGGAATATACGTTTTCTGGCAAATGCAAAGTCGCTTGAATTACAAGATAAAAGTCTGTTGACAAATAAACTGTCTGTAGATTTTCCATGGAAGCTCGTTAGTACAATACTGATAGTGATTCCGGTAATTAATATTTTATTACTGACATTGGCTATTCTGAAGGATTTTTCACCTGTTTTTCTGGGGGTATTTTTAGCCTTTTCTATTATTAGCTTGCTTGTTGTTAATAGTAAATACAGTAAACAACTTAAAAAAGCTTATAGTGTTGTCAATCTAAGATCAGAACAATATAGCAGGTTTTCAGAAATTTTTCAGTTAATAGAGAAAGAAGTTTTCAATACAGAATTAAATAAAAACCTTCAGGCAAAGCTTACTCATCCGTTGGCTTCTTCATGTATTAACAAATTATCCGGTATAAAAAGAAATCTGGATAACGGACATACACCCTTGTTTGGATCAATTGCCAATCTTTTGTTTCTATGGAATCTTAGATATACAGTAGAGCTGGCGAAATTAATGAATCTGCTTAACGAGCATATTGATAACTGGTTTGAGGCATTTGCTGAGTATGAAGCATTAATATCTTTTGGCATTTTTGCTTATAAAAATCCTCAATACAATTATCCGGTTTGTAGAGAAGATATAGATTCATTACAATGTAAAGATATAGTTCACCCATTATTGGACTCCGGAAAAGCAATCGGTAATGATTTTACTATTGGAAATACTAAGAATATCTGTATCGTTACAGGGGCTAACATGACAGGTAAAAGTACTTTTCTCCGAACTATAGGTGTAAATCTTGTGCTGGCAATGAATGGTTGCCCGGTCGGAGCCGAAGAGTTTTCTTTTAGACCGATGCATATATTTACAAGTATGAGAACAAGCGATTCCTTATCGGATGGAAGCTCTTACTTTAATGCAGAAATAAAAAGATTAAAAAGCTTAGTGGAAACACTGGAAGAAAAGATTCCACTTTACATTATTCTCGATGAAATTCTGAAGGGAACAAATTCTACAGATAAGTTGGAGGGTTCTCGTTTGTTCCTGAAGAAAATAATGGATATTAATACAGACTTTACTTGTATTATTGCTACCCATGATTTGCCACTCACAGAAATGGCTATAACTTACCCTGAAAATGTTTCCAATCTTTGTTTTGAATTGGATGAAAAAAATGGAGAGCTTATATCCGACTACAAACTAAAATCTGGTGTTACTCAAACCATGAATGCGCTTAGGTTAATGAAGGCCTATAACATTATTGATTGA